In Mycolicibacterium alvei, a single window of DNA contains:
- a CDS encoding MarR family winged helix-turn-helix transcriptional regulator, producing MCYAYIVSRYTDLDELLVRIHIVRQRPGWRRRLIDASGSVPSLSTLRVLRAVEQREKAGQSASVGEVAEYMAVEHSTASRTVGNVVAAGLLTKTHDAEDQRRCALTLTDDGRKALADVTERRREMVAETVAEWPESDVDTLVGLLEQLVTDFERGVSS from the coding sequence ATGTGCTATGCATATATAGTGTCTCGCTACACCGACCTCGATGAGCTTCTGGTGCGCATCCACATCGTCCGGCAGCGCCCGGGGTGGCGGCGCCGGTTGATCGACGCGTCGGGCAGCGTCCCGTCACTGTCGACGCTGCGGGTGCTCCGCGCCGTCGAACAGCGGGAGAAGGCCGGGCAGAGCGCCTCGGTCGGCGAGGTTGCCGAGTACATGGCCGTCGAGCACTCCACCGCCAGCCGCACCGTCGGCAACGTCGTCGCCGCCGGCCTGCTCACCAAGACCCACGATGCCGAGGACCAGCGTCGGTGCGCCCTCACCCTGACCGATGACGGCCGCAAGGCCCTGGCCGACGTCACCGAACGGCGCCGGGAAATGGTCGCCGAGACCGTGGCCGAATGGCCGGAGTCCGACGTCGACACCCTCGTCGGCCTGCTGGAGCAGCTGGTCACCGATTTCGAGCGGGGGGTCAGCTCGTGA
- a CDS encoding MFS transporter produces MTAETTARPQPRGALRLMFDPVFGALFWGKIFSVVAVWTHGIVAAIVIFDATGSAVMVGMVGVAQFLPQLILSPTSGKWADIGDPARQILWGRVLCIIGSGSTALWLGLSPDLQGTAAAVPVLVGSTLVGFGFVIGGPAMQSIVPSLIRDGELATAMALNSIPMTIGRILGPAIGALLAARLGAAPGFAISAGLHMVFAIFLLLVTFPARPERSPHRDYRVRAAVAYVWRDRPLLLALLAVATVGFASDPSITLTPSMAEELGGGAHLVGALSAAFGIGAAVGMVALASMRGRLAAARVSAIGLWLLVAGCGLLALGTVTPLALAGFAVAGLGFGWAMTGLSTVVQERAPEELRGRIMALWLVGFLGSRPFAAALLGGAADMFSVRVAFVIAGALTLAVALAARPAALSAPNPATL; encoded by the coding sequence GTGACAGCCGAGACCACTGCCCGCCCGCAGCCGCGCGGCGCCCTCCGATTGATGTTCGACCCGGTATTCGGAGCCCTGTTCTGGGGCAAGATATTCTCCGTCGTCGCGGTGTGGACGCACGGCATCGTCGCGGCCATCGTGATCTTCGACGCCACCGGTTCGGCGGTGATGGTGGGCATGGTCGGTGTCGCACAGTTCCTGCCCCAGCTCATCCTGAGCCCGACCAGCGGCAAGTGGGCCGACATCGGCGACCCGGCCCGCCAGATCCTGTGGGGCCGGGTGTTGTGCATCATCGGCTCGGGCTCGACCGCACTGTGGCTGGGCCTATCCCCCGACCTGCAGGGCACAGCAGCGGCGGTACCCGTGCTGGTCGGCTCCACCCTGGTCGGCTTCGGGTTCGTCATCGGCGGCCCGGCCATGCAGTCGATCGTCCCGAGCCTGATCCGCGACGGCGAGCTGGCGACGGCGATGGCGCTCAACAGCATTCCGATGACCATCGGCCGCATCCTGGGTCCGGCCATCGGCGCCCTACTGGCCGCCCGTCTCGGTGCGGCGCCCGGCTTCGCGATCAGCGCGGGCCTGCACATGGTGTTCGCGATCTTCCTGCTGCTGGTCACCTTCCCGGCCCGACCGGAGCGCAGCCCGCACCGGGACTACCGCGTTCGCGCGGCCGTGGCATACGTCTGGCGGGACCGCCCGCTGCTGCTGGCCCTGCTGGCCGTGGCGACGGTCGGGTTCGCCTCCGATCCGTCGATCACGCTCACCCCGTCGATGGCCGAGGAGCTCGGCGGCGGTGCTCACCTGGTGGGTGCGCTGTCGGCGGCGTTCGGCATCGGCGCGGCGGTCGGCATGGTGGCACTGGCGTCGATGCGTGGACGGCTGGCGGCCGCCCGGGTGTCGGCGATCGGGCTGTGGCTGCTCGTGGCGGGCTGCGGACTGCTCGCCCTGGGTACCGTCACGCCCTTGGCGCTGGCCGGTTTCGCGGTCGCGGGGCTGGGCTTCGGTTGGGCGATGACCGGCCTGAGCACCGTCGTGCAAGAGCGGGCACCCGAAGAACTGCGGGGCCGCATCATGGCGCTGTGGCTGGTCGGCTTCCTCGGGTCGCGCCCGTTCGCCGCGGCGTTGTTGGGCGGCGCGGCCGACATGTTCAGCGTGCGGGTGGCGTTCGTCATCGCAGGCGCGCTGACCCTCGCGGTCGCACTTGCGGCCCGACCCGCCGCGCTGTCGGCACCAAACCCAGCAACTCTTTGA
- the recC gene encoding exodeoxyribonuclease V subunit gamma yields the protein MALHLHRAERTDLLADGLADLLSHPPADPFAQELVLVPAKGVERWLSQRLSNRLGVCAAVEFRNPRSLIAELTGTAEDDPWSADAMAWPLLAVIDDNLDQPWCAPVATHLGHFETGDEYELRQGRRYAVARRLAGLFASYARQRPQLLVDWAELPEDLSWQAPLWQALLKRIDADPPHLRHAKTLARLIESPSDLPERLSLFGHTRLPATEIELLTALATHHDLHLWLPHPSDDLWQSLAEHTGSLPRREDNSHRVVGHPLLATLGRDLRELQRGLPIPQTDEYLSGTGYPDTVLGWLQSDIAANAVRPTGRVPRREDRSVQVHSCHGPARQIEVLREVLLGLLADDPTLEPRDILVMCPDIETYAPLITAGFGLGDVVRGAHPAHRLRVRLADRALVQTNPLLSVAASVLALAGGRATASEVLNLAESDPVRAQFGFTDDDLEAITAWVREANIRWGFDQEHRGPYGVEFLHNTWRFGIDRVLAGVAMSDDSHAWLGTTLPLDDVSSNRVELAGRFADFVETLSHTVRQLSGVRPLHEWLSALSTGIEALACSDEEWPAAQVQREFADITDAAGAAATPLRLSDVRALLDRHLAGRPTRANFRTGTLTVCTMVPMRSVPHRVVCLVGLDDGVFPRLGAVDGDDVLARDPRTGERDIRSEDRQLLLDAIGAATQTLVVTYTGANEYSGQARPPAVPLAELLDTLRVTAEQPPVVVTTHPLQPFDIRNVTPGALLPDGPFTFDPTVLTAAQASAGQRASRPPFFAHQLPALPTGDVALEDLVTFFRDPVKGFFRALDYTLPWDVDGVSDVMPVDIDALEEWTVGDRMLGDIMRGMTPADAQQAEWRRGTLPPGQLGWRRAIALRDRCALLATEALRYRDADPQAFDVDIQLGGGRRITGTVSPVFGDRLVSVTYSKLGGKHLLQSWIPLLALAAGHPGRDWSAVCIGRPRRGDTPLIETLDSPDDPVALLGDLVAIYDAGRREPLPLPVKTSYAWAAARHAGDDPEREASYRWRSGKFPGEDEAPAHVRAWGRSAPLSRLVGLGEYAERLWLPVLQAERSRR from the coding sequence ATGGCACTGCACCTGCACCGGGCCGAGCGCACCGATCTGCTCGCCGACGGGCTGGCAGATCTGCTGTCGCACCCGCCGGCTGACCCGTTCGCCCAGGAGTTGGTGCTGGTGCCGGCCAAGGGTGTGGAGCGTTGGCTGAGTCAGCGGCTGTCGAACCGGTTGGGGGTGTGCGCGGCGGTCGAGTTCCGCAACCCGCGTTCGCTGATCGCCGAGTTGACCGGGACCGCCGAGGACGATCCGTGGTCGGCCGACGCGATGGCCTGGCCGCTGCTGGCGGTCATCGACGACAACCTGGATCAGCCGTGGTGTGCGCCGGTGGCCACCCATCTCGGTCACTTCGAGACCGGTGACGAGTATGAGCTGCGTCAGGGCCGACGCTATGCGGTGGCCCGACGGTTGGCCGGACTGTTCGCCTCGTATGCGCGGCAGCGCCCGCAACTGCTGGTCGATTGGGCGGAGCTGCCCGAGGACCTGTCCTGGCAGGCTCCGTTGTGGCAGGCACTGCTCAAGCGGATCGACGCCGATCCCCCGCACCTGCGGCACGCGAAAACCCTTGCCCGGCTGATCGAATCGCCCAGTGATCTGCCCGAGCGGCTGTCGTTGTTCGGGCACACCCGGTTACCGGCCACCGAGATCGAACTGCTCACCGCGCTGGCCACCCATCACGATCTGCACCTGTGGCTACCGCACCCCAGCGATGACCTATGGCAGTCACTGGCCGAGCACACCGGCTCGCTCCCCCGCCGTGAGGACAACAGTCACCGCGTGGTGGGCCACCCGCTGCTGGCCACCCTCGGCCGCGATCTGCGGGAACTGCAGCGCGGGCTGCCGATTCCGCAGACCGACGAATATCTCAGTGGCACAGGCTATCCCGATACAGTCCTGGGATGGCTGCAGTCGGATATTGCGGCCAACGCGGTGCGGCCGACCGGGCGGGTGCCGCGGCGGGAGGACCGCTCGGTGCAGGTGCACAGCTGCCACGGCCCGGCCCGTCAGATCGAGGTCCTGCGTGAGGTGCTCCTAGGCCTGCTCGCCGACGATCCGACACTGGAGCCCCGCGACATCCTGGTGATGTGCCCCGATATCGAGACCTACGCACCGTTGATCACGGCCGGGTTCGGGCTGGGCGATGTGGTACGCGGCGCGCATCCGGCGCACCGGCTGCGGGTGCGGCTGGCCGATCGTGCCCTGGTGCAGACGAATCCGCTGCTCTCGGTGGCCGCGTCGGTGCTGGCCCTGGCCGGCGGGCGGGCCACCGCGAGCGAGGTGCTCAACCTGGCCGAGTCCGATCCGGTGCGGGCCCAGTTCGGATTCACCGACGATGATCTGGAGGCCATCACCGCCTGGGTACGTGAGGCCAACATCCGGTGGGGTTTCGACCAGGAGCACCGCGGCCCGTACGGCGTCGAGTTCCTACACAACACCTGGCGTTTCGGCATCGACCGGGTGTTGGCCGGGGTGGCGATGTCCGATGACTCGCACGCCTGGCTGGGCACCACGCTGCCGCTCGATGACGTCAGCAGTAACCGGGTCGAGCTGGCCGGCCGGTTCGCCGACTTCGTGGAGACGCTCAGCCACACGGTCCGTCAGCTCAGCGGTGTCCGACCGTTGCACGAGTGGCTATCGGCGCTGAGCACCGGGATCGAGGCGCTGGCCTGTTCCGACGAGGAGTGGCCTGCGGCCCAGGTGCAGCGCGAGTTCGCGGACATCACCGACGCCGCAGGTGCGGCAGCAACACCGCTGCGGCTCAGTGATGTTCGGGCGCTGCTGGATCGGCATCTGGCGGGTCGTCCGACGCGCGCCAACTTCCGTACCGGAACCCTGACGGTGTGCACCATGGTGCCGATGCGCTCGGTTCCGCACCGGGTGGTGTGCCTGGTCGGACTGGACGACGGCGTGTTTCCGCGACTGGGGGCCGTCGACGGCGACGACGTGCTGGCCCGCGATCCCCGCACCGGTGAGCGCGACATCCGCTCGGAGGACCGCCAGTTGCTGCTCGACGCGATCGGCGCGGCCACGCAGACGCTCGTGGTCACCTATACCGGCGCCAACGAGTACTCCGGTCAGGCCCGGCCGCCGGCGGTGCCGCTGGCCGAGCTGCTCGACACCCTCAGGGTCACCGCCGAACAACCCCCGGTCGTTGTCACCACACACCCGTTGCAGCCCTTCGACATTCGCAACGTCACGCCCGGCGCTTTGCTACCCGACGGGCCGTTCACCTTCGACCCCACCGTGCTCACCGCGGCACAGGCCAGCGCCGGGCAGCGGGCGAGCCGGCCGCCGTTCTTCGCGCATCAGCTGCCGGCCCTTCCCACTGGTGACGTCGCGTTGGAGGATCTCGTCACCTTCTTCAGGGATCCGGTGAAGGGCTTCTTCCGGGCGCTGGACTACACGCTGCCCTGGGATGTGGACGGGGTGTCGGATGTGATGCCGGTCGATATCGATGCCCTGGAGGAATGGACTGTCGGCGATCGGATGCTCGGCGACATCATGCGGGGCATGACCCCGGCCGACGCCCAGCAGGCCGAGTGGCGGCGCGGCACCCTGCCGCCGGGACAGTTGGGCTGGCGCCGCGCGATCGCGCTGCGCGATCGGTGCGCACTGCTGGCCACCGAGGCGCTGCGGTACCGGGACGCCGACCCGCAGGCCTTTGACGTCGATATCCAGCTGGGCGGCGGGCGGCGGATCACCGGGACGGTCTCGCCGGTGTTCGGTGACCGGCTGGTGTCGGTGACCTACTCCAAGCTCGGCGGCAAGCATCTCCTGCAGTCCTGGATTCCGTTGTTGGCGTTGGCTGCCGGGCATCCCGGCCGGGACTGGTCGGCGGTGTGCATCGGGCGGCCCCGGCGCGGCGACACCCCGCTCATCGAAACGTTGGACAGTCCGGACGATCCGGTCGCGCTACTCGGCGATCTGGTGGCCATCTATGACGCGGGCCGCCGGGAGCCGCTACCGCTGCCAGTCAAGACCTCCTATGCGTGGGCGGCAGCGCGCCATGCCGGTGACGACCCGGAGCGCGAGGCCTCCTACCGCTGGCGCAGTGGGAAATTCCCCGGCGAGGATGAGGCGCCGGCCCATGTGCGGGCGTGGGGCCGCAGTGCGCCGTTGAGCCGGCTGGTCGGGCTGGGCGAGTACGCCGAGCGGTTGTGGCTGCCCGTCCTGCAGGCCGAAAGGTCGCGCCGGTGA
- the recB gene encoding exodeoxyribonuclease V subunit beta: protein MNVFDLLGPLPKANSTTVLEASAGTGKTFALAGLVTRLVAEGAATLDQMLLITFGRAASQELRERVRAQIVGALAALEDPARADNDLLRYLIAEDQQARGQRLRDALAGFDAATIATTHQFCQIVLKSLGVAGDSDSGVTLVESLDELVCEIVDDLYLAHFGALRETPELGYAEALKLARVVVANPATELRPLEPEPESPAGIRVAFARAVLAELEIRKRRRGVLGYDDLLTRLAGALAAQGSAARVRMAQRWPIVMVDEFQDTDPVQWQVIERAFSGHSTLILIGDPKQAIYAFRGGDIDTYLRAAATAGDKQTLGTNWRSDSVLVDRLQAVLRGAELGGPDIVVHDVQAHHQGHRLAGAPYNDPFRLRVVPRNRTGTKVIPIADLRHHIGRDLAADIGALLASGATYADRQLQAGDIAVIVETHKDAGACHTALLDAGIPAVYTGDSDVFNSDAAGDWLYLLEAFDQPHRTGLVRAAAATMFFGETAETLAAGGDALTDRVADTLRTWAGHARDRGVAAIFEAAQLAGMSRRVLSWQGGERLMTDLAQVTQLLGDTSHREGFGLAALRDWLRTQRSEGRGSSERNRRLDSDAAAVQIMTVWVSKGLQFPIVYLPFAFNRYVPEPDLVLFHDEGVRCLQIGGPDPAVTRAGRAEAAADDSRLTYVAMTRAQSQVVAWWAPSNDEPNGGLSRLLRGRAPGQSVVPDRCAPARVSDDDALARLQAWEAAGGPLLEESVIGAVMPVPAQAIPDDLAARHFHRSIDTAWRRTSYSGLLRAAEDAGNSGVSSEPEVAELDDESTDIAVVAPAQGADVPSPMASLPTGAAFGSLVHAVLETADPLAADLTSELLAEVRRHAARWPVEIEADELAAALVPMHDTPLGPLAPGMTLRQIGLADRLCELDFEFPMAGGDLRGGEYARLAEIGALLDEHLPADDPMAVYAERLSTGLLGRQPLRGYLSGSVDVVLRIGQRFVIVDYKTNWLGTGDAPLTAADYGRGRMAEAMLHSDYPLQALLYSVVLHRFLSWRLPDYDPGTHLGGAMYLFVRGMCGPQTPVVDGHPAGVFGWEPPAALVVAMSELLDQGAR, encoded by the coding sequence GTGAACGTCTTCGATCTGCTCGGCCCGTTGCCGAAGGCCAACAGCACCACGGTGTTGGAGGCCAGCGCGGGCACCGGCAAGACCTTTGCGCTGGCCGGTCTGGTGACCCGCCTGGTGGCCGAGGGCGCGGCGACGCTGGATCAGATGCTGCTCATCACGTTCGGCCGGGCTGCCAGTCAGGAGTTGCGGGAGCGGGTGCGGGCCCAGATCGTCGGTGCGCTGGCGGCGTTGGAGGACCCGGCTCGCGCCGACAACGATCTACTGCGGTATCTGATCGCCGAGGACCAGCAGGCCCGCGGGCAGCGGCTGCGCGACGCCCTGGCTGGTTTCGACGCGGCGACGATCGCCACCACGCATCAGTTCTGCCAGATCGTCCTGAAATCCCTTGGTGTGGCCGGAGACAGCGATTCGGGTGTGACGCTGGTCGAGAGTCTGGACGAGTTGGTCTGCGAGATCGTGGACGATCTGTATCTCGCCCACTTCGGCGCTCTGCGGGAAACCCCGGAGCTGGGGTATGCCGAGGCGCTGAAACTGGCCCGGGTGGTGGTGGCCAATCCGGCGACCGAGTTGCGCCCGCTGGAACCTGAACCGGAGTCCCCGGCGGGGATTCGGGTGGCGTTCGCGCGGGCGGTGCTGGCGGAGTTGGAGATTCGCAAGCGGCGGCGCGGCGTGCTGGGCTATGACGATCTGCTGACCCGGCTGGCCGGGGCGCTGGCCGCTCAAGGTTCCGCGGCGCGGGTACGAATGGCGCAGCGCTGGCCGATCGTGATGGTCGACGAGTTCCAGGACACCGACCCGGTGCAGTGGCAGGTGATCGAGCGGGCGTTCTCCGGGCATTCCACGCTGATCCTGATCGGTGACCCCAAGCAGGCGATCTACGCATTCCGCGGCGGCGATATCGACACCTATCTGCGGGCCGCGGCGACCGCCGGAGACAAGCAGACGCTGGGCACCAACTGGCGTAGCGACAGCGTGCTGGTCGACCGGTTGCAGGCGGTGCTGCGCGGTGCCGAACTCGGGGGCCCCGACATCGTGGTGCACGACGTGCAGGCACACCATCAGGGTCATCGGCTGGCCGGGGCGCCCTACAACGATCCCTTCCGGCTGCGGGTGGTGCCGCGGAACCGCACCGGCACCAAGGTGATTCCGATCGCCGACCTGCGCCACCACATCGGTCGGGATCTGGCCGCCGACATCGGGGCATTGTTGGCCAGCGGCGCCACCTATGCCGACCGGCAGCTGCAAGCGGGCGATATCGCGGTGATCGTCGAGACCCACAAGGACGCCGGGGCCTGCCATACCGCGCTGCTCGACGCCGGTATCCCCGCGGTCTACACCGGGGATTCGGATGTGTTCAATTCCGATGCGGCCGGGGACTGGCTGTATCTGTTGGAGGCCTTCGATCAGCCGCACCGCACCGGGCTGGTGCGTGCCGCGGCGGCCACGATGTTCTTCGGGGAGACCGCGGAAACTCTTGCCGCGGGCGGTGATGCGTTGACCGACCGGGTCGCCGACACGCTGCGCACCTGGGCCGGTCATGCCCGGGATCGGGGTGTGGCGGCGATATTCGAGGCTGCGCAGCTGGCCGGGATGAGCAGGCGGGTGCTGTCGTGGCAGGGTGGCGAGCGGTTGATGACCGATCTGGCGCAGGTGACCCAGCTCCTGGGCGACACCTCGCACCGGGAGGGCTTCGGGCTGGCCGCCCTGCGGGATTGGCTGCGCACCCAGCGGTCTGAGGGCCGGGGTTCGTCCGAACGCAACCGTCGCCTCGACAGCGACGCGGCCGCGGTGCAGATCATGACGGTGTGGGTGAGCAAGGGACTGCAGTTCCCGATCGTGTATCTGCCGTTCGCGTTCAATCGGTATGTGCCGGAGCCGGATCTGGTGTTGTTCCACGACGAGGGGGTGCGCTGCCTGCAGATCGGTGGCCCCGATCCGGCGGTTACCCGCGCCGGGCGGGCCGAGGCCGCCGCCGATGACAGCCGCCTGACCTATGTGGCGATGACCCGGGCCCAGTCGCAGGTGGTGGCGTGGTGGGCGCCGTCCAACGACGAGCCGAACGGCGGCCTGTCGCGCCTGTTGCGGGGCCGTGCGCCCGGGCAGTCCGTGGTGCCCGACCGTTGTGCACCGGCCCGGGTCTCCGATGACGATGCGCTGGCCCGGCTGCAGGCCTGGGAGGCCGCGGGTGGTCCGCTGCTGGAGGAGTCGGTGATCGGTGCGGTCATGCCGGTGCCGGCTCAGGCGATACCGGATGATCTGGCGGCACGGCATTTTCATCGCTCCATCGACACCGCGTGGCGGCGCACGTCGTATTCGGGGCTGCTGCGGGCGGCCGAAGACGCCGGGAATTCCGGGGTGTCCAGCGAGCCCGAGGTCGCCGAGCTCGACGACGAGTCGACCGACATCGCCGTCGTCGCCCCCGCCCAGGGTGCCGACGTGCCCTCCCCGATGGCGTCGCTGCCGACCGGGGCCGCGTTCGGATCGCTTGTGCACGCGGTGCTGGAGACCGCCGACCCGCTGGCCGCGGATCTGACATCCGAACTGCTGGCCGAGGTCCGCCGCCACGCGGCCCGCTGGCCCGTCGAGATCGAGGCCGACGAACTCGCCGCCGCGCTGGTGCCGATGCACGACACTCCGTTGGGCCCGTTGGCGCCCGGCATGACGCTGCGCCAGATCGGGTTGGCGGACCGGTTGTGCGAGTTGGACTTCGAGTTCCCAATGGCCGGCGGCGATCTGCGCGGCGGTGAGTACGCCCGGTTGGCCGAGATCGGGGCCCTGCTCGACGAGCATCTCCCTGCAGACGATCCGATGGCCGTCTATGCCGAGCGGTTGTCGACCGGGCTGCTGGGCCGTCAGCCGCTGCGCGGCTACCTGTCCGGTTCGGTGGATGTGGTGCTGCGGATCGGGCAACGCTTCGTGATCGTCGACTACAAGACCAACTGGCTGGGCACCGGCGACGCGCCGCTCACCGCGGCCGATTACGGGCGTGGCCGGATGGCGGAAGCCATGCTGCACTCGGACTATCCGTTGCAGGCGTTGTTGTACAGCGTTGTATTGCACCGGTTCCTGAGCTGGCGGCTGCCGGACTACGACCCGGGCACACATCTGGGCGGGGCGATGTACCTGTTCGTGCGCGGGATGTGCGGGCCGCAGACGCCCGTCGTCGACGGACACCCGGCCGGGGTGTTCGGCTGGGAGCCACCCGCCGCGTTGGTCGTCGCGATGTCGGAGCTACTGGATCAGGGGGCCCGATGA